The genomic stretch AAAAGCTCTGACAAGAAGTTTTTGACCAAAACAGCTTATGAAATTGCTTTAAAACAACTTATCTAATTTAACTTTTCAATCCTCGGCCCCATGTATATTTTAATGGTAGTAATTTTTGTGCTCGGTTATGCAGCTATTGCAATGGAGCATACTATTCGTATTGATAAAGCTGCATCTGCACTTATAACAGGTGTTCTTTGCTGGACCGTATATGTACTTGGGGCCCAGGGTATCGTTGACTTTGACAGTATACCAGCGTATATTTCAGAAATATTCTTCCATAACCCCGGTCATAGTGGGGCTCCTACTATTGCTGAGCAATCGGAGATTATTACCCATTATGTTACCGAATTTCAAATTTTAGAGCATCTGGGTGAAATAGCTTCCATCCTGTTTTTCCTTTTGGGCGCTATGACCATAGTGGAGCTTATTGACAGCCACGAAGGTTTTGCTGTAATTACAGATCGTATTCGCACCACAAACAAGCGCAAGCTAATGTGGATCGTGGGTATTCTTACTTTCTTCTTTTCTGCCGCATTGGATAACCTTACAACTTCTATTGTAATGATTTCGCTATTGCGAAAACTGATAGAAGACAAAGAGGACCGTTGGCTTTTTGCCGGTTTGGTAATTATTGCAGCCAACGCTGGTGGTGCCTGGTCTCCTATTGGAGACGTTACCACAACCATGCTTTGGATTGGCTCTCAGGTTACCGCAGGCGCCATTATCATTAAGCTTATACTACCAAGCTTGGTGTGTTTGGCTATTCCGCTTTTAGTGGTTTCTATGCGTACCAAAGGAAATGTAAAGCGCCCCATGAAATCTGAAGGACTGGAACACTATACCAATCCTACCACCCCAAAGGAGCGTAACATTGTGTTTGGAGCTGGTGTAGCCGGATTGCTATTTGTGCCTGTATTTAAAACCTACACACACCTCCCTCCTTTTATGGGAATGATGCTGAGCTTAGGTGTACTTTGGGTAATCACCGAAGTGCTTCACCGCAGTAAAAACAAAGAGGCAAAGTATAACCTTAGCGTAATTGGTGTACTTCAAAAAGTAGATACCGCCAGTGTACTTTTCTTCTTAGGAATCCTTTTGGCAGTAGCTAGTTTGCAATCTGCGGGCCAACTACAAACTATGGCTGGATTTCTTGATGAAAGCATAGGTACATCTAACGAAAGTGGAATTTACATCATCAGTATGGTAATTGGTTTATTATCTGCCATTGTGGATAACGTGCCTTTGGTGGCCGCTGCAATCGGTATGTATGACATCAATCCTGAGGTAGGTCACTTCTTTTCACAAGATGGTTTGTTCTGGGAATTTTTGGCTTACTGTGCTGGTACCGGAGGTAGCGCATTAATCATCGGTTCTGCGGCTGGTGTAGCTGTAATGGGCCTTGAGGGCATTCCATTTGGATGGTATCTTAAACGTATTTCATTACTTGCCATCATAGGTTATTTTGCAGGAGCGTTTGCCTACATCATTCAGGAAAGCATATTTCATCTGTAAACTATCGATTGTTAATTTTTCTTTCGGCAACTATAATCTAGGCTTGTGTAGTCCGTTATCTTTGGAGGTAAATAATAGCACCTTCAATGTACACACCTTTTTTACAGATATCAGTGCCTGACACGGCCACTGCTGCTGGAGATGAACTTCCGGTAGAGAAAACATTAAGCATTTGGGAACTGATAACCAGCGGAGGACCTGGCGGTATACTCATTATGAGTGTGCTTTTTATCCTTTCCATAATTGCTGTTTACATCTTTATTGAGCGATTTAATTCCATTAAAAAAGCCAATAAAATAGATGTCAATTTCATTAACAACATCAAAGACCACGTAAGTCAAGGGCGCTTAGATGCGGCTAAGGCTTTATGCCAAAGTCAGGACACTCCCGTGGCGCGTATGATTCAAAAAGGTATTTCCCGTATCGGAAAACCTTTGAAGGATATTACCTCAGCTATTGAAAACACTGGCAAGCTTGAAATCAGCCGTCTTGAAAAAAACCTGGCTGCCTTAGCTACCATTGCCGGTGCCGCTCCAATGATTGGTTTCTTGGGTACCGTTATCGGGATGATTTTAGCCTTTCACGAAATGGCTGCTGCTGGTGGTCAGATTGACATCGAAATGCTTGCCGAAGGTATCTATACCGCAATGACTACAACTGTAGCCGGACTTGCAGTGGGCATTGTTGCCTATATCGGTTACAACGTATTGGTAGCTCGTGTAGACAAGGTGGTTTATAATATGGAAGCCAATACTGTAGAGTTTTTGGATCTATTACACGAACCTGCTTAAGATGAATTTAAAACGTAGAAATAGAGTTAGCGCAGAATTCAGCATGTCCAGTATGACGGACATTGTGTTTCTGTTGCTAATATTCTTTATGATCGCCTCCACCTTGGTTACAAGTTCTGCTTTGGATTTGCAGCTACCTAGCAGCAAAGTACAAACTGTAAAACGCCAGGATGTAACGGTAAATATTTCACCTGATTTACGCA from Owenweeksia hongkongensis DSM 17368 encodes the following:
- a CDS encoding ExbD/TolR family protein, producing the protein MNLKRRNRVSAEFSMSSMTDIVFLLLIFFMIASTLVTSSALDLQLPSSKVQTVKRQDVTVNISPDLRISVGKDIVSEAELESAILAKANNDPEAVVMLRADKSVPYEKVVMVMDIAYRNKLKMIAATNPK
- the nhaD gene encoding sodium:proton antiporter NhaD; the encoded protein is MYILMVVIFVLGYAAIAMEHTIRIDKAASALITGVLCWTVYVLGAQGIVDFDSIPAYISEIFFHNPGHSGAPTIAEQSEIITHYVTEFQILEHLGEIASILFFLLGAMTIVELIDSHEGFAVITDRIRTTNKRKLMWIVGILTFFFSAALDNLTTSIVMISLLRKLIEDKEDRWLFAGLVIIAANAGGAWSPIGDVTTTMLWIGSQVTAGAIIIKLILPSLVCLAIPLLVVSMRTKGNVKRPMKSEGLEHYTNPTTPKERNIVFGAGVAGLLFVPVFKTYTHLPPFMGMMLSLGVLWVITEVLHRSKNKEAKYNLSVIGVLQKVDTASVLFFLGILLAVASLQSAGQLQTMAGFLDESIGTSNESGIYIISMVIGLLSAIVDNVPLVAAAIGMYDINPEVGHFFSQDGLFWEFLAYCAGTGGSALIIGSAAGVAVMGLEGIPFGWYLKRISLLAIIGYFAGAFAYIIQESIFHL
- a CDS encoding MotA/TolQ/ExbB proton channel family protein, with the protein product MYTPFLQISVPDTATAAGDELPVEKTLSIWELITSGGPGGILIMSVLFILSIIAVYIFIERFNSIKKANKIDVNFINNIKDHVSQGRLDAAKALCQSQDTPVARMIQKGISRIGKPLKDITSAIENTGKLEISRLEKNLAALATIAGAAPMIGFLGTVIGMILAFHEMAAAGGQIDIEMLAEGIYTAMTTTVAGLAVGIVAYIGYNVLVARVDKVVYNMEANTVEFLDLLHEPA